The genomic region CAACGATCGGGACAAAACCTATCTCAATGGGCAGATGATCGGCAATACGGGAGAATGGAATTCAGAAGAACCACAAGCCTATGATAAATTACGAATCTATCAGATTCCTGCAACTGCCATTCGTTATGGAAAAAAAAACTTACTCATCATCAAAATCCAACCCTATTTCAAAACTTCCGGTGGCATTGAACAAGATGAAACAATTCTTGGTCCCACTGACAAAATCACTTCTAGATTCTATAAAGATGAATTTATCAAATTACTTTTTTTGACGATTTATACAACCGTTGGTGGGTATTTCCTCTTTTTGTTCATTAGGCGAAGAAAAGATAGAGAAAATCTTTTTTTTGCATTATTTTCCTTTTCATTCGTAATTTATAATTTTCTAAGAAACCAACTTAAGTACGAATTTGATTTTTCATTTCTAACAATGAAAAAGTTAGAATATATGGTAATTCTACTCCTAATACCATTAATGTATCATTTTCTTAGAACTTTGTTTGATGAAAAATACAATATTTTTGGAAAAGTCTTAGATTCTATTCAATTATTATTTTTTCTATTTTTTGCCGTAAGTAAGAATATAGAAATTTTTAGTTTCTCTTTAACGAATTTAATTCAACCAACCTGGCTTTTGTATGTAGTTTTAATTTTTATGATTCTATTCAAAAACCTACGTAAAAAAGAAAGAAGAGCCTTTTACATTACAATAGGCATTACCTTCGTCCTCATCGCTGCCATTATGGATTCAGCCACAAATCGTAACTACTGGGTATTCCCAAGAGTAATGGGTTATACTTTCCTTGTCTTTAATGTTTCTTTAGCCATCATCTTAGCAAATTCATTTGTGAAATTGAATGAAGAAGTTGAAGACTTAAATAAAAACTTAGAAAAAAAAGTGGAGGAAAGGACGGATGCTTTAAATGAATCCTTAAACCAATTACAAATCTTAAAAGAAAATCAAGATGGAGATTATTTTTTAACATCCCTTCTCATCCACCCTCTTGCCCGAATCGAAAATCAAATCCCTGAGATTAAAATTGAAACCTATACCAACCAAAAGAAAAAATTTCATTTCCGAGGAAAAGACGGAGAAATTGGTGGCGACATTTGTATTGTAGGAACTGTTCACTTAGATTCAGGGATTTATACTGTTTTTGCTAATGGGGATGCAATGGGTAAATCCATCCAAGGTGCTGGTGGAGCTCTTGTACTTGGGGTTGTGTTCCAAGCTGTACTTTCCAGGGCAAAGTCTAGTTATAGTAAGTCGCGTCCACCGGAGCTTTGGCTAAAAGATCTATATCTTGAACTCCAGTCAGTTTTTGCCAGCTTTGACGGATCCATGTTGTCAAGTGTAGTTCTCGGAATGGTTGCGAGTGACGGATTTATATACTATACCAACGCAGAACATCCTTGGAGTATTCTTTACCGAGATGGAGTGGCATCTTTTATTGAAACAGAACTTACAATGCGGAAATTAGGTTTTCCAAAAAATGAGAAGTATTTTCAAATCAAAACTCTATCTTTAGAACCTGGAGATATTTTACTGATTGGTTCTGATGGACGAGATGATATTGGTTTTAAAAATGAAGATGAAAAAATACGTTCTATCAATGAAGATGAGACGTTGATTTTGCGATTTGCCGAAAGAGCAAAGGCCAATCTATTAAACTTAGTCGATGAAATTATAAATAGCGGTGAAATCACCGATGACCTTTCCTTTTTAAAAATAGAATACAATCCAAAAACTCACAGGATGTCACTTCCTGATTATGTAAGAAAAGAATATCTAGAAATTAAAAACAAAACGAAAGAAGAAAAGTATAGGGAAGCTTTGGAAAGGTTATCTCCTCTTATGGAAAACTTTTCGCATCCAACTTTTTTTGCTTTGGCGGGTAAATTATATTACCAATTGAAAAATTGGAAAGACGCAGTGGAAAACCTTAAATTGGCCTCAGCAAAAAAACCAAACCGTGAGGACTATATCCATATGACAGCAAAAGCTCTCTACAAAAACGGGGAATATAATGAATCAGTGATTTGGTCTGAGAGACTATTTTTACGTAATAAGTTCCATAAGCAGAACACTAAGTTATTTCTGCATCTGCTTGATAGAACAGGTCATATAGACAAAAAAGAATTTTATTTAAGTTTTTTAGCCGCGGAAAAAGTATAAAATCACAAGAAGTCCTAGAAAAATCCGATAGATGCCAAAGGATATAAAACTCCTTCTACGGATAAAAGCCATAAACAATCGAATGATAAAATAACAAATGATAAACGATACAATACTTCCAAAGAGAAGAAGACCAATTGTCTCTGAATTTAAAATGGATCTATGTTTATAAAGTTTATATAGACCAGCTAATGTCAAAACAGGAATTGCTAGAAAAAAGGAAAACTCTGCAGAATCTTTTTTAGACACACCAAGTGTCCTTGCTGTGATGATCGTAGCAGCGGAACGCGAAACACCGGGGATAAGAGCAAAACACTGAAAAAAACCAACAAAAATTGATTCTTTAATACCAATGGCCCGACCATTACTTTCATCGTAGTGTTTTTTCTCGACAACTACCATAATGACACCACCCACGAACCAGGAAAGTCCAAGAATGAGAAGGAGGTCTGGCCTTAATTTGATTTGATCCAAACTGTTTTTGAAAACAAATCCAAGAACCAGAATCGGCAAAATTCCAACGATTAAATTTCTATAGAAATCAAAACCCGTTCGATCACTTCCCTTTTTTGTTAAAAACAAAAAACTTGTTTTTGTATGTTTCCATAAAACTTGGAAATATAAAACAACAACGGATAGGATTGCCCCTGTTTGGATGAAGATATCAAATAGATCTTCAAAAGCTTCGTGATCGATTTTTAAGTTTTCAAAAGAAAAAAAGTAACTGAAAAGAAAGAGATGGCCCGTTGAGGAAACAGGCAGAAATTCCGTGGCAGCTTCAATGATGCCACGGAGAAACGCATTTAAAGTATTGTCCATTCCGACTTATTTTTTCTCGTCAGCTGGTTCTTCCACTTTTTTCTTTGGAGCAAGATATGCATCCAAATCAAATTTATCATTACGTTTGATTGTTACTTCTTCTTTAATTCTTTCTACAACAAGAGGAAGTTGTTCTCTAGTTTGTAGTTGTTTGATCTGAGCCTTAGCAAAAGTAAGACACTTATCGATTGTTAGGTTTGCAATATTACGATCCATTCCACGAAGCCTTTCACATTCGGCTTTTGCTTGTTCGTCTGTGATTTGGATTTTTTTCTCAACTTGTTCAGAAACATACATTTGAGCAATGGTTTGCATTTCTACTTGTTTGATCACTTCCGCTACATCTGGCCGAGAAATGTATCCGTTTTTCTCTGCCACAAGACGTGTCATAATCATCTGGCGGTAAGTTTGGTAGAAATTTTTCTTTTGGAGTTGGTAGTTTAAATCTTGGAAGTTTTGAGGTACTTCATTGATGTCTTTTTCAATGAATTCCAGAAGGGTCTTTTTTTCGATATTTTGCAATCGGCTAATAGAATCAAGAGCCGTATCGTAAGCAGCTTCAAAGTCTTTTACAGTAATTTTATGGTTATCCAAAGTTTCGATGACCGGAGAGGAGTCCGAACACTGAATGAGAAAAAAGGATGCCAAAAAAACAAACAAAGGAAGGATTTTAGTCATATTATTTTAGTGCCTGAAAGGATTTGTGATGATGGTTTCGCCAATTCCCGCAATGTCTATCTTTTTTTAAGCAAATGAGATTGATTCCACTGCTTAAAAATTAAGCGGCCAAAAATTCCAAGAGGGAAAGTAATTTTTTGATTTTTTGTAAATCTTCCCGTTCTGGAATCGTATAACGGAGAACTGATGGCTCTTGCGGGGAGATGAGAAGTCCCTTAAATTTGGCCATAGCTTGGATCACCCGGTCCGGATTCCCTCGGAAATACGTTCCACATTTGAATAAGATTTCCTCAGGTTTTTCGGTGACAAATTCGAACCCTAAATTAGAAGCCAAGGTGCGGATTTTTTCCAATTCCACAAAGGTTTTGGCAATTTGTGGAAGTTCTCCGAACCGGTCTTCCATCTCAAGGGATAGTTCCTCAATTTCATCCAAGTTGGCAGAGCCTTCGAATCGTTTGTAAAACTCGATTTTCTGTTTTGTGTCTGGGATATAATCATCTGGAAGATAAAAGTTCGTTTTTAAATTTACTGCCGTCCTGACTTCGACACGCACTTCTTCCCCTTTGATCCTAGAAATGGCCTCTTCCAACATTTTCACGTAGAGATCAAAACCCACTTCCATGATATCACCCGACTGTTCTTTTCCAAGTAGGTTTCCGGCCCCGCGAATCTCTAAGTCTCGCATAGCAACTTTAAAACCAGAACCTAATTCCTGATATTCGAAGATAGTGTTTAATCTTTTTTCCGCAAGTTCGGTCATTAGTTTTTTCGAGGGATAAAACATATAGGCATAAGCCTTTCTATCAGAACGACCCACCCTACCTCGAATTTGATACAACTGAGAAAGTCCAAACATATCGGCTCTTTTGACAATCAGGGTATTCACATTCGGCATATCAATCCCCGATTCGATGATAGTAGTGGTTACTAAAATATCATATTTTCTTTCATAGAAATCAACGAGAGTTTCCTCGATTTCATCTTCCGTAAGTTGTCCATGTAAGATACCAACAGAAATTTCTGGAACAAGGGAACGGACATAGGCTGCTTCTTCCTCAATGGACTCCACTCGGTTGTACAAATAAAAGATTTGGCCCCCTCTTTCCATTTCTTTTCGAATGGCTTCTTGGATGAGCGTGTCATCTTCTTCCAAAACATAAGTTTCAACACTTTGTCTATTTTTTGGAGGAGTAGAAATGATAGAAAGTTCACGAATTCCTGTAAGCGCCATATGTAAGGTTCTAGGAATCGGTGTTGCCGTAAGAGTCAGCACATCCACTAGATTTTTAAACTTCTTGATCGCTTCTTTATGAGTAACACCAAACTTTTGTTCTTCGTCAATGATGAGGAGGCCTAGGTTCTTTGGTTTTACTTTCGAAGAAAGAATCGCATGGGTTCCAATGAGCATGTCAATTTTTCCTTCAGAAAAGTTTTTTAGATCTTCTCTGATCTCCGCTGCAGATCGAAACCTGGAAACAAAAGCTATTTTGACAGGATAATTTTCATATCTTTGTTTAAAGGTGTTAAAGTGTTGTAAAGAGAGGATGGTCGTGGGAGTGAGAAGCATCACTTGTTTTCCCGCCATAATCACTTTAAATGCAGCCCGAATGGCCACTTCTGTTTTTCCATAACCAACATCCCCACAAACCAATCGGTCCATAGGTCGAGATGATTCTAAATCTTGTTTTACAGATTCAATGGCAGTAATTTGGTCAGGTGTTTCTTCAAATTCAAACGCGGCTTCAAACTCCTCTTGCCAAATCGTGTCTGGAGGAAAAGCAAACCCATTCAGCTTCATCCGATTGGAATAAAGTAAAACTAATTCCTCCGCTAATTTATCAACAGACTCTTGTACTCTGTCTTTAGCTTTTTTCCAGGAATTTTTTCCAAGTGTATCAAGTTTAGGAGAATCAGTTCCTCCAATGTATTTTTGAACGAGAGAAATTTGGTCTAGTGGGACAAATAAACTATCCCCAGCAGCATACTCTAATTTTAAAAAATCTCTTTCTTTTCCATCTGCTTTTGTTCTTTCGATTTTAACAAAACGACCAACTCCATGATTGACATGAACTACATAATCTCCTTCTTTCAAATCGATGAAAGATTCGATCATTTGTGAGGCTTGTTTTTTATACCGAGTTTTTCTTTTATACTGACGACCGAATAAATCGTTATCAGTAAAAATATAAACATGATCTTCTAAAACATTGAATCCACGTTTGAGATCAGAGATGACTAAATGAATTCCAGGTTTAACCTTTGAAAAAGGAATGGGAAGTGGGTCTTCAGACTCAGAGTGAATGGTTTCCACCTCGTCCTCTGTAAAAAGACCTTTTAATCGCATCATCTGAGCAGAAAATGAAGAGGTAATGAAAATTTTATTTTTGGGGTCTTCATTTAGAAGTTCTAAAAAATGTTCCTTAGCTTCCCTGATTTTACCTCTAAATCCACGAACTTCAGTGATTGGCTCATAAGAATAGTTTCTTTGGTTATCTGGTAATAGAGAAAATCGAATCCCAGGTGTATCATCGGAAGTGAGAGTATTCCACTCTTCACCAAAAGAAAGTAAGTCTTCTGGTTTTAAACACAGGGCTT from Leptospira brenneri harbors:
- a CDS encoding SpoIIE family protein phosphatase: MIKSILIFLVFSFSLLHPQTIPNSTTNQERIVPLDTKKNDPDSLWYMKEIDLTDREIQSITESNFLEKEWKRVSIPGNLYQKKENYAEKKIVTLAKWISFPEDKFTQFSLRLGIINDRDKTYLNGQMIGNTGEWNSEEPQAYDKLRIYQIPATAIRYGKKNLLIIKIQPYFKTSGGIEQDETILGPTDKITSRFYKDEFIKLLFLTIYTTVGGYFLFLFIRRRKDRENLFFALFSFSFVIYNFLRNQLKYEFDFSFLTMKKLEYMVILLLIPLMYHFLRTLFDEKYNIFGKVLDSIQLLFFLFFAVSKNIEIFSFSLTNLIQPTWLLYVVLIFMILFKNLRKKERRAFYITIGITFVLIAAIMDSATNRNYWVFPRVMGYTFLVFNVSLAIILANSFVKLNEEVEDLNKNLEKKVEERTDALNESLNQLQILKENQDGDYFLTSLLIHPLARIENQIPEIKIETYTNQKKKFHFRGKDGEIGGDICIVGTVHLDSGIYTVFANGDAMGKSIQGAGGALVLGVVFQAVLSRAKSSYSKSRPPELWLKDLYLELQSVFASFDGSMLSSVVLGMVASDGFIYYTNAEHPWSILYRDGVASFIETELTMRKLGFPKNEKYFQIKTLSLEPGDILLIGSDGRDDIGFKNEDEKIRSINEDETLILRFAERAKANLLNLVDEIINSGEITDDLSFLKIEYNPKTHRMSLPDYVRKEYLEIKNKTKEEKYREALERLSPLMENFSHPTFFALAGKLYYQLKNWKDAVENLKLASAKKPNREDYIHMTAKALYKNGEYNESVIWSERLFLRNKFHKQNTKLFLHLLDRTGHIDKKEFYLSFLAAEKV
- a CDS encoding undecaprenyl-diphosphate phosphatase, whose product is MDNTLNAFLRGIIEAATEFLPVSSTGHLFLFSYFFSFENLKIDHEAFEDLFDIFIQTGAILSVVVLYFQVLWKHTKTSFLFLTKKGSDRTGFDFYRNLIVGILPILVLGFVFKNSLDQIKLRPDLLLILGLSWFVGGVIMVVVEKKHYDESNGRAIGIKESIFVGFFQCFALIPGVSRSAATIITARTLGVSKKDSAEFSFFLAIPVLTLAGLYKLYKHRSILNSETIGLLLFGSIVSFIICYFIIRLFMAFIRRRSFISFGIYRIFLGLLVILYFFRG
- a CDS encoding lipoprotein LipL31 encodes the protein MTKILPLFVFLASFFLIQCSDSSPVIETLDNHKITVKDFEAAYDTALDSISRLQNIEKKTLLEFIEKDINEVPQNFQDLNYQLQKKNFYQTYRQMIMTRLVAEKNGYISRPDVAEVIKQVEMQTIAQMYVSEQVEKKIQITDEQAKAECERLRGMDRNIANLTIDKCLTFAKAQIKQLQTREQLPLVVERIKEEVTIKRNDKFDLDAYLAPKKKVEEPADEKK
- the mfd gene encoding transcription-repair coupling factor produces the protein MAKEIEDRKFNPKQVFADSKSSLVNLSGIPESAHSFVTGSLYETLSSDSTFLVVLPTNQDAESFSRELLSFLPEEEIFYFPGPENIPYEYTKWQMEWKRDRILTINRILSGNRCLVVTSVSALLRTLPVKESLKGKSISLKLGKDFPLDKLLLELVHLGYHREEVCEQFGHFSLKGGILDIYTPYLANPVRIDFFGDTVDEIRTFDPNTQKSIAKINEIIITAANETIVSPEEKEKYKDVLSSNQDRRLPIDSELEIIEEHLPFVRKHEGFLNFFSKKPVILFPRFFDTKERSYGMEREYNTLYEKKKEEALCLKPEDLLSFGEEWNTLTSDDTPGIRFSLLPDNQRNYSYEPITEVRGFRGKIREAKEHFLELLNEDPKNKIFITSSFSAQMMRLKGLFTEDEVETIHSESEDPLPIPFSKVKPGIHLVISDLKRGFNVLEDHVYIFTDNDLFGRQYKRKTRYKKQASQMIESFIDLKEGDYVVHVNHGVGRFVKIERTKADGKERDFLKLEYAAGDSLFVPLDQISLVQKYIGGTDSPKLDTLGKNSWKKAKDRVQESVDKLAEELVLLYSNRMKLNGFAFPPDTIWQEEFEAAFEFEETPDQITAIESVKQDLESSRPMDRLVCGDVGYGKTEVAIRAAFKVIMAGKQVMLLTPTTILSLQHFNTFKQRYENYPVKIAFVSRFRSAAEIREDLKNFSEGKIDMLIGTHAILSSKVKPKNLGLLIIDEEQKFGVTHKEAIKKFKNLVDVLTLTATPIPRTLHMALTGIRELSIISTPPKNRQSVETYVLEEDDTLIQEAIRKEMERGGQIFYLYNRVESIEEEAAYVRSLVPEISVGILHGQLTEDEIEETLVDFYERKYDILVTTTIIESGIDMPNVNTLIVKRADMFGLSQLYQIRGRVGRSDRKAYAYMFYPSKKLMTELAEKRLNTIFEYQELGSGFKVAMRDLEIRGAGNLLGKEQSGDIMEVGFDLYVKMLEEAISRIKGEEVRVEVRTAVNLKTNFYLPDDYIPDTKQKIEFYKRFEGSANLDEIEELSLEMEDRFGELPQIAKTFVELEKIRTLASNLGFEFVTEKPEEILFKCGTYFRGNPDRVIQAMAKFKGLLISPQEPSVLRYTIPEREDLQKIKKLLSLLEFLAA